Below is a window of Halogeometricum rufum DNA.
CTGGCCGACCACGCGCCCGTCGAGGCCGTGACCGAGCAACTGCGCGAGGCCGCCACGGTGGTTCGCCGCGCAATCCTCGAATCGCGCCCCATCGTCGTCCGCCACCCGGCGACGGCCGACGGCTACGTCGCCGGCGCCGCCGTCGAACGCGCCGTGCTCCCCCGCATCCGCGAGGAACACGAACGCGCAGACGCCGAGTACCACTACTTCACCCGCCGACCGCTCGACGACCCCGTCTACGGCATGGACGCGGCGACGAACGACGTGACGCGGATGCTGCAGGACAACCAGCGCCACGACGAGAAGCTCCCCCTCGTCCTCCTCCTGGGCGTCGGCGCGACCGCCGAATCGCTCGACGGACTCGGACTGCTCGACGTCTACGGCGCCGAACGCGTCGTCGTCGACGCCGCAGTCGCCGACGAAGAGGTCGAAGCGCACGCCGACGCCGTCGTCAATCCCGGCCTCGCCGGCGCCGACGCCGCGGACCTCTCGACCGGTGCGCTGGGCGCGAACCTCGCCGCCGCCGTCGACGCGGGCGTCCGCGACGACATCGCGCACCTCCCCGCCGTGAGCTACTGGGAGGACACTCCCGAGGCGTACGTGACGCTGGCCGCCGACGCCGGCTACGACGCCGACCGGACGCGCGAACTCCGAGAGGCCATCGCGCTGGAGGCGTACTACCAGTCCTACGAGGACAAGCGCGAACTCATCACGGACCTGCTGTTCGACGACGGCGTGTCGCCGGGCGCCCAACGCGCCGGCGGCGACGCCGTCGAGGGTAACCTCGCCGGCCACATCGCCGAGCAGTTCCGCATCAAGCTCGACACCGAAGTCGAGACGGCGCAGGCCAACCTCGACGTGCGCGAGGAGGGCGACGTGACCGTCGCCGTCCTCGACGCCGACGCCTACACCCACCGCTACGACTTCCCGCCCACGTCGCTCCTCGTCGACGAACTCCACCGCCGCAACCGCGAGGGCGACGAGTACGTCACCGTCGCCACCGCGATGGACGAACTGTTCGTCCGAGCGACGGACGACATCGACATCCGCGCCGTCGCCGCGGCGGCCCGCGAGGCCGTTCCCGAGGGTGGCGTCACCGCCATCGCCGTCCGCGACAACCGCATCGAGTTCCTGTCGGGCGCTCGCGACGCCGTCGCCGACGCCGTCGTCGACGCCACCGTCGACCAGTTCTAACGCGGTTCCGCCGCTTCTCGCGTCGTTCTCGCCGCGTCCGCTCGCATCGCTCAGCGCG
It encodes the following:
- a CDS encoding OB-fold nucleic acid binding domain-containing protein gives rise to the protein MDWITHDEDVWFEFRGDSPHQLTPGRYYKGEVDGFAEFGVFVDLAPGVTGLLHRSELDRRLESLDWDAGDTVFVQVKNIRDNGNIDLGWSIRQSEREFRGSKIHDPDGEDDGKPVEQSDDSSPGPVKKKPKGMATKSKERNGESQEKADDGATDADAQETDDQTDQTEAEADATQAAETEDETPDTPARHTDEPGSPGAAEAETDDADATEERDADRFEHVTVESLGDRVGDEVRIEGEVVSTRQTGGPTIFEIRDETGVVDCAAFVEAGVRAYPDVGEGDVVRLDGEVEMRRDELQVETEELVALDGDEADAVLQRLDDAMAARARPESVEPLADHAPVEAVTEQLREAATVVRRAILESRPIVVRHPATADGYVAGAAVERAVLPRIREEHERADAEYHYFTRRPLDDPVYGMDAATNDVTRMLQDNQRHDEKLPLVLLLGVGATAESLDGLGLLDVYGAERVVVDAAVADEEVEAHADAVVNPGLAGADAADLSTGALGANLAAAVDAGVRDDIAHLPAVSYWEDTPEAYVTLAADAGYDADRTRELREAIALEAYYQSYEDKRELITDLLFDDGVSPGAQRAGGDAVEGNLAGHIAEQFRIKLDTEVETAQANLDVREEGDVTVAVLDADAYTHRYDFPPTSLLVDELHRRNREGDEYVTVATAMDELFVRATDDIDIRAVAAAAREAVPEGGVTAIAVRDNRIEFLSGARDAVADAVVDATVDQF